The following nucleotide sequence is from Quadrisphaera setariae.
TCCTGACGATGGGCCAGCGCGTCATCGGCCTGGAGCTCGCTCGCCGCCTCGTGCGGGAGTGGCTGACCCACCGCTTCGACACCACGTCGGCCTCAGCCGCGAAGGTCGACGAAATCAGCCGCTACGAAGCACGCGTCGCCGGCAGATGAGCCACCGGACAGACGCGGCCGCCCCCGCGCCTCCACGAGTCTCCGTGGGGATGAGCCTGAAGATGTACTTCGGTCACCACCAGGCCCAGCAGTGGTTCCGCCAGGTGGCCGACGGCCTGCGCTCCCGCCCGGCGGTCGCGGCCGGCGCCGTCGACGTCTTCGTCGTCCCCACCTACCTGCAGATCCCTGCAGCGCTGCGCACCTTCGCCGGCAGCGGTGTGCGCATCGGCGCGCAAGACGTCGCGGCCGAGGACTCCGGCGCGTACACCGGGGAGGTCAGCGCCGCCGAGCTCGCCGAGGTCGGTGTCACCCTGGCCGAGGTCGGCCACGCGGAGCGCCGCCGCCTCTTCGGCGAGGACGACGCAGCCGTGGCGGCCAAGACAGCCGCAGCACTGCGCCACGGCATCCGCCCGCTGCTGTGCCTCGGCGAGCCGGACCGCTCCCCCGCCCCCCAGGCCGCCGCGACCGTCCAGGACCAGCTGCTCTCAGCGCTGCACGACGCCCCCCGCGGCGCCCTGACCATCGCCTACGAGCCGGTCTGGGCGATCGGCGCACCCGCGCCGGCACCCCTGGAGCACGTGCGCGCGGTCGCCCGCCACCTGTCCTCGGTGCTCGCAGGCCTGCCCGAGCGCGCGGGCTCCACCGTCATCTACGGCGGCTCCGCCGGTCCCGGGCTGCTGACCGAGCTGGGAGACGACGTCGACGGCGTCTTCCTGGGCCGCTTCGCCCACGACCCGGCCGCCTTCCTCGCCGTCGTCGACGAGGCCGTCGCCCTGACCGGGTGGGCAGCGGACGAGGTGACGGCGTGATCGGCCTGAGCACGTACAGCTTCTTCTGGGAGCACTCCGACCGCGCGGTCGAGCCGCTCTCGCTGCGCGGCGCCTTCGAGGCCACCTCGGCCCTCGGCGTGGGGCTGTTCCAGATCTGCGACTTCGCCCCGCTGGAGGCCATGAGCGACAGGGAGCTCGCCGAGGCCGCTGCCACCGCTCGCGACCTCGACCTGGACGTGCAGCTCGGGACCAAGGGCCTGGAGCCCGTGCACCTGGCCCGCTACCTGCGGCTCGCGGAGGCGTTCGACGCGCGCCTGGTGCGCAGCATGGTGACGAGCCCGACGTCGTCGCCGTCCCCCGAGCAGACCGGCGCGTGGCTCGACGAGGTCCTTCCGGAGTACCAGGCAGCGGGGGTGGTGCTGGCGCTGGAGACCTACGAGCAGGTCGCCACCGCTGACCTCGTGGCGCTGGTCACCGCCCGCGGTGGCGACCACCTCGGCATCTGCCTGGACCCCGCCAACGTCGTCGCCCGCCTGGAGCACCCCCGCGACTGCGTCACCACCGCGGCCCCCCACGTGGTCAACGTGCACGTCAAGGACTTCGCCTTCGCACGCCAGCCCGGCTGGGTGGGCTTCACGTACTCCGGTGCCCCGATGGGCACCGGCATGCACGACTACGAGCACCTGCTGGCCACCGTCCGTCCGCGCGAGCGCGGGATCGACGAGGTGGTCGAGCACTGGCTGCCCTGGCAGGGCGACCCGGAGACCACCGTGCGCACCGAGCGCGCCTGGACCAGGGCCACCGTCGAGCACCTCCGAGCCGCCCGCGAGCCCGCGGCAGCTCCAGCCGCCTGACCTCCTCAGCCCGACCCGCCCCATCCGCCTGACCCGCCTGATCCGCCTGATCCGTCTGACACCCGAGAGGTTCCGATGACCACCACCGCCAACGCCCCCACGACGCCGCAGGCCTCCACGTCGGCGACCATCGCCGTCGTCGGCGCCGGGGGGAAGATGGGGATGCGCGTCTCGAACAACCTGGTCAAGACCGACCACCGCGTCTTCTACGTGGAGAACAGCCCCGCCGGCCAGCAGCGCACCCGCGAGGCGGGCCGCGACCTCACTGACGCCGCCACCGCCGTCGCCCAGGCCGACATCGTCGTCCTCGCCGTCCCCGACCTCGCCCTGGGCGCGGTCACCGCTGACCTGGTGCCCCAGATGAAGTCCGGCGGCATCGTGCTCACCCTGGACCCGGCCGCCGCCTACGCCGGGCTGCTCACCACCCGCGACGACGTCGTGCAGGCCGTGGCCCACCCCTGCCACCCCTCGGTCTTCCTGCAGCGCACCACCCCCGAGGAGTACGCCGACACCTTCGGCGGCATCGCCGCCCCTCAGGACGCCATCGCCGCGGTGGAGTCCGACGACCCCGCCGTCGCCGCGATCGTCGAGGCCACCGTGCGCGCCATCTACGCGCCCGTCGTCGACGTGCACTTCGTGACCATCAAGCAGCTCGCCCAGCTCGAGCCGACGCTGGTCGAGACCGTCGCGTGCATGATCGGTGCGCTGCTCAAGGAGGCCCTCGACGAGGCCGTGGACACGATGGGCGTGCCCGCGGCCGCGGCCCGCAGCATGCTGCTCGGACACACGCAGGTGGCGCTCGCCAACGGCCTGCGCGGGGACAACCCGTTCTCCGACGCCTGCCTGATCGCCATGGACTACGGCCGGGAGAGCATCATCAAGGACGACTGGAAGAAGATCTTCCGCGACGACGAGCTCGACAAGAACCTCGCCCGCATGCTGCACCTCGACTCGATCGACCGCGGCGAGCGCTGAGCGGTGAGCACCACCCCCATCCCGTCCGGGCGCCTGGCCGGCAAGACGGCGCTGGTCACCGGAGCCGCCACCGGCATCGGGCGCGCCGTGGCCGGGCGGTTCTCCGTCGAGGGCGCCCGGGTCGTCATCGCCGACCGCGACGCTGCCGCCGCTGAGCGCGCGGCCGCCGAGATCGGCACCTCAGCCCGCACCGCGGTCATGGACATCTCCGACGAGGCGTCCGTCCAGACGGCCTTCGCCGAGCTGGCCGAGGCGGGGTGGGCACCGGACGTCGTGGTCGCCAACGCGGGCGTGCAGCTGTTCGGGAAGGACGCCAAGGCCGGCGACCTGGACCTGGAGGTCTGGCGCCGCACGATCGACGTCAACCTCACCGGCACCTTCCT
It contains:
- a CDS encoding sugar phosphate isomerase/epimerase family protein translates to MIGLSTYSFFWEHSDRAVEPLSLRGAFEATSALGVGLFQICDFAPLEAMSDRELAEAAATARDLDLDVQLGTKGLEPVHLARYLRLAEAFDARLVRSMVTSPTSSPSPEQTGAWLDEVLPEYQAAGVVLALETYEQVATADLVALVTARGGDHLGICLDPANVVARLEHPRDCVTTAAPHVVNVHVKDFAFARQPGWVGFTYSGAPMGTGMHDYEHLLATVRPRERGIDEVVEHWLPWQGDPETTVRTERAWTRATVEHLRAAREPAAAPAA
- a CDS encoding phosphogluconate dehydrogenase C-terminal domain-containing protein gives rise to the protein MTTTANAPTTPQASTSATIAVVGAGGKMGMRVSNNLVKTDHRVFYVENSPAGQQRTREAGRDLTDAATAVAQADIVVLAVPDLALGAVTADLVPQMKSGGIVLTLDPAAAYAGLLTTRDDVVQAVAHPCHPSVFLQRTTPEEYADTFGGIAAPQDAIAAVESDDPAVAAIVEATVRAIYAPVVDVHFVTIKQLAQLEPTLVETVACMIGALLKEALDEAVDTMGVPAAAARSMLLGHTQVALANGLRGDNPFSDACLIAMDYGRESIIKDDWKKIFRDDELDKNLARMLHLDSIDRGER
- a CDS encoding triose-phosphate isomerase family protein, which produces MSLKMYFGHHQAQQWFRQVADGLRSRPAVAAGAVDVFVVPTYLQIPAALRTFAGSGVRIGAQDVAAEDSGAYTGEVSAAELAEVGVTLAEVGHAERRRLFGEDDAAVAAKTAAALRHGIRPLLCLGEPDRSPAPQAAATVQDQLLSALHDAPRGALTIAYEPVWAIGAPAPAPLEHVRAVARHLSSVLAGLPERAGSTVIYGGSAGPGLLTELGDDVDGVFLGRFAHDPAAFLAVVDEAVALTGWAADEVTA